A window of Chloracidobacterium sp. N contains these coding sequences:
- a CDS encoding triacylglycerol lipase: MPSPIVIVAGHFLEWRAYLPLANRLRAEPFNRQVWIAPIEPYHWWQSSGANFRPVIDVIAQCIETVAEQTGAPVTVIGHSAGGRLTRKFLGEDDYCGRHYAGHRFVTTLVCLGTPHHSSAPASSVSTRWANEHYPGAFFAPKIRYVSVISRYIRGNREGTLAERTAYALYESLLGAPGDVWGDGIVPEPCMALEGSEVIRLEGVYHLPVPLLTWYDDPKILPRWAMNI; this comes from the coding sequence ATGCCTTCCCCCATTGTCATCGTTGCCGGTCACTTCCTTGAATGGCGGGCTTATCTTCCCCTTGCCAACCGTCTGCGGGCCGAACCCTTCAACCGGCAGGTGTGGATTGCTCCCATCGAGCCGTACCACTGGTGGCAGTCCTCCGGGGCCAACTTCCGCCCGGTCATTGACGTGATCGCGCAGTGCATTGAAACCGTCGCTGAACAGACCGGTGCGCCGGTCACGGTCATCGGCCACAGCGCCGGCGGGCGGCTGACACGGAAGTTTCTCGGCGAGGATGACTACTGCGGACGCCATTACGCCGGCCATCGCTTCGTCACCACGCTGGTCTGCCTTGGCACGCCGCACCACAGCTCGGCCCCGGCCAGTTCGGTCTCGACCCGCTGGGCCAATGAGCACTATCCCGGCGCGTTTTTTGCTCCGAAAATCCGCTATGTGAGCGTGATCAGCCGGTACATCCGGGGCAACCGTGAAGGAACGCTGGCTGAACGGACAGCCTATGCCCTGTATGAAAGCCTGCTGGGTGCGCCGGGGGATGTCTGGGGCGATGGCATCGTGCCGGAACCCTGCATGGCGCTGGAAGGTTCGGAAGTCATCCGGCTTGAAGGCGTGTATCACCTGCCCGTTCCGCTGCTGACATGGTACGATGACCCAAAAATTCTGCCCCGCTGGGCCATGAACATCTAA
- a CDS encoding S1C family serine protease: MPASFPLAQQQPGARAKSQTTLPTPQLPNIADVVARTNGGVVNIQSVSEDGGTSIGSGFCLDAKGEIVTNFHVIRDALKIGGPILAVTQDGRILTASVRGYDEATDLALLEVDLGRQPLPTLPLGDSDAVRVGDWVIAIGSPFELDHTVTVGIISGKGRSGLDGAYDDFLQTDAAINFGNSGGPLVALTGEVIGINTLVLARGQGLGFAIPVNILKELLPDLRSIGRVRRSSIGVEAVDISALDRRGTGLAGAVRGVRVAKVERGLPGDQAGLRRGDIVVAVEGTPVMSSGHFNRLIARSRPGTAIQIRIRREEKEYTVAATPIEKK; encoded by the coding sequence TTGCCTGCATCGTTTCCCCTTGCGCAACAACAACCCGGCGCGCGCGCCAAATCACAGACAACGCTCCCGACGCCGCAGCTTCCCAACATTGCTGATGTTGTGGCCCGCACGAACGGCGGCGTAGTCAACATCCAGTCGGTTTCCGAAGACGGCGGCACTTCGATTGGCAGTGGCTTCTGCCTCGACGCCAAAGGCGAAATCGTCACCAACTTTCACGTCATCCGGGATGCTCTCAAAATTGGCGGCCCCATTCTGGCCGTCACCCAGGATGGTCGTATCCTGACGGCCAGTGTCCGGGGCTACGATGAAGCTACCGATCTGGCTCTGCTGGAAGTTGACCTCGGCCGGCAACCCCTTCCAACGCTGCCGCTCGGTGACAGCGACGCCGTGCGCGTCGGCGACTGGGTCATTGCCATTGGCAGCCCCTTTGAACTCGACCACACGGTGACGGTCGGCATCATCAGCGGCAAGGGGCGGAGTGGACTCGACGGCGCCTATGATGATTTCCTGCAAACCGATGCGGCGATCAACTTTGGCAACTCAGGCGGCCCGCTGGTGGCGCTCACAGGCGAGGTCATCGGCATCAACACGCTCGTGCTCGCCCGTGGCCAGGGCTTGGGCTTTGCGATTCCGGTCAACATTCTGAAAGAACTGCTCCCCGATCTGCGTTCGATTGGCCGGGTGCGCCGAAGCTCGATTGGCGTCGAAGCCGTGGATATATCGGCGCTGGACCGGCGTGGAACCGGTCTTGCCGGCGCTGTCCGTGGGGTACGGGTGGCAAAGGTCGAGCGGGGGCTGCCCGGCGATCAGGCTGGTCTGCGACGTGGCGACATCGTTGTTGCCGTCGAGGGAACGCCAGTGATGTCGAGTGGTCACTTCAACCGGCTCATTGCCCGCAGCCGTCCGGGAACGGCCATCCAGATTCGCATCCGCCGCGAAGAAAAAGAATATACGGTTGCCGCCACCCCCATCGAAAAGAAATAA
- a CDS encoding site-specific DNA-methyltransferase, with product MTLDTVVHGDCLAVLRQLPSEMADLTFADPPFNLSKKYRSYDDQRSSDEYLDWCRRWLQELLRITKPTGSIVVHNIPRWLTHYAAFLNERADFRHWIAWEALGMPLGKTLMPRHYGILFYARDKRQQKFYEIRHPHRRCRKCGVLHRDYGGKKHGLHPFGPLVSDVWSDLHRVKHASRRDSHPCQLPETLLERLLLMTTDAGDVVVDPFAGTGTTLVAAKKLGRRYLGIEIDAGYVAVARERLSQTQATSRIGEVWVSQVRGALVTIRDCDWPYLQAYYAIPASAAAIEAAPIAFDQRLAPMIARSGPTLTETSATPAMRRRKTA from the coding sequence GTGACCCTCGATACCGTCGTGCACGGCGATTGCCTGGCCGTGTTGCGCCAACTGCCGTCGGAAATGGCTGACCTGACCTTTGCCGACCCGCCTTTCAATCTGTCCAAAAAATACCGGAGCTATGATGACCAGCGGAGCAGTGACGAATATCTCGACTGGTGTCGGCGGTGGTTGCAGGAACTGCTCCGCATCACCAAACCAACGGGGAGCATCGTGGTTCATAACATTCCCCGGTGGTTGACTCACTACGCCGCCTTTCTCAACGAAAGAGCTGACTTCCGCCACTGGATTGCCTGGGAGGCGCTGGGGATGCCGTTGGGAAAGACGCTCATGCCGCGTCACTACGGCATTCTGTTTTATGCACGGGACAAACGGCAGCAGAAGTTTTATGAAATCCGCCACCCGCACCGGCGCTGTCGCAAGTGTGGTGTCCTGCACCGGGACTATGGCGGGAAAAAACACGGGTTGCATCCTTTCGGGCCGCTCGTTTCGGATGTCTGGAGTGACCTCCACCGTGTCAAGCATGCCTCACGCCGTGACTCGCATCCCTGCCAACTGCCGGAAACCCTGCTCGAACGGCTGCTGCTGATGACGACCGACGCCGGAGATGTCGTCGTTGATCCCTTTGCCGGCACGGGCACGACGCTGGTTGCCGCCAAAAAGCTGGGGCGGCGCTATCTGGGGATTGAGATTGACGCCGGCTATGTCGCCGTAGCCCGCGAACGGTTGTCCCAGACCCAGGCCACGTCACGGATTGGGGAAGTCTGGGTCAGTCAGGTACGTGGTGCTCTGGTGACGATTCGGGATTGCGACTGGCCCTATCTGCAAGCGTACTACGCCATTCCTGCGTCAGCCGCCGCCATCGAGGCGGCTCCGATTGCTTTTGACCAGCGGTTGGCGCCCATGATTGCGCGGTCAGGCCCGACGCTGACGGAAACTTCAGCCACGCCAGCCATGCGCCGGCGAAAAACGGCTTGA
- a CDS encoding circularly permuted type 2 ATP-grasp protein: MQPAIDDFHRLIMEDVVAARAAVEQLDAAFIARGILFAGKAMPAHLRPHFFSREQRRQLETAAASVLHAALAAEKGLFGGNREALFEALRIQDAERQLLRTDPGYDNPVVWTRLDAFPTPDGIFFLEFNHDAPAGVGYSAAMTEIYLDLPIVRRFAEQYVLESDEPRPALLAALLTTYRDFGGQEHPNIGIVDWTDVRTSADQIILRDYFIREGYHAVIADPREVELRDGRLYAGDTRLDIVYRRVVTSELLTRLDETRDFTTAYEIRAACFINSFRCRVSENKAFFAFLTDPSQLSFLSDEARATLLKHLPWTRIVAEQHTTLPNGQRVDLCEHVACHRAAFVLKPADAYGGTNVYVGSETDDATWEQALRRAVRDDALWVVQQRVATPVETFPIHHADGTFTFEPMKYNANPFYLGGQIAGAVVRTSQSAVINVSAGGGSIPTFTVAPRQSA; the protein is encoded by the coding sequence ATGCAACCTGCTATTGATGACTTTCACCGGCTCATTATGGAAGATGTTGTGGCGGCCCGGGCGGCTGTCGAACAACTTGATGCTGCCTTCATCGCCCGTGGCATCCTGTTTGCCGGCAAAGCGATGCCAGCCCATCTGCGTCCACACTTCTTTTCCCGCGAGCAGCGCCGCCAGCTTGAAACGGCTGCCGCCAGTGTGCTTCACGCCGCCCTTGCGGCTGAAAAAGGGCTGTTCGGGGGCAACCGGGAAGCCCTTTTTGAGGCGCTCCGCATTCAGGATGCCGAGCGCCAGTTGCTGCGAACCGATCCAGGCTATGACAACCCGGTGGTCTGGACCCGTCTGGACGCTTTTCCAACGCCAGACGGCATATTTTTCCTGGAATTCAACCACGATGCACCGGCCGGTGTCGGCTATTCGGCCGCGATGACGGAAATTTATCTGGATTTGCCCATCGTCCGGCGTTTTGCCGAACAGTATGTCCTCGAATCCGACGAACCACGTCCGGCGCTGCTGGCGGCGCTGCTCACGACCTACCGCGACTTTGGCGGGCAGGAACATCCCAACATCGGGATCGTGGACTGGACGGACGTTCGCACGTCCGCCGACCAGATCATCCTGCGGGACTACTTCATCCGCGAAGGCTACCACGCGGTCATTGCCGATCCGCGCGAAGTCGAACTGCGGGACGGCCGGCTCTACGCCGGGGATACCCGCCTGGATATTGTTTACCGGCGCGTCGTGACGAGTGAACTGCTGACCAGACTCGATGAAACCCGTGACTTCACAACGGCCTACGAAATCCGGGCGGCCTGCTTCATCAACTCGTTCCGCTGTCGCGTCAGCGAAAACAAAGCTTTCTTCGCTTTTCTCACCGACCCATCCCAGCTTTCCTTTCTCTCTGACGAGGCCCGCGCCACGCTGCTGAAGCATCTTCCCTGGACGCGCATCGTGGCGGAGCAGCACACCACCCTGCCCAATGGCCAGCGCGTGGACCTGTGCGAGCATGTCGCCTGTCACCGCGCAGCATTCGTACTCAAACCGGCCGATGCCTATGGCGGAACCAATGTCTATGTCGGCAGCGAAACCGATGACGCCACATGGGAGCAGGCGCTGCGCCGGGCCGTCCGGGATGATGCCCTCTGGGTGGTGCAGCAACGGGTGGCAACACCCGTCGAGACCTTCCCGATTCATCACGCGGACGGGACATTCACGTTTGAGCCGATGAAATACAACGCCAACCCGTTCTACCTTGGCGGGCAGATTGCCGGAGCGGTCGTGCGGACATCCCAGAGCGCCGTCATCAATGTCAGCGCTGGCGGCGGGAGTATTCCAACCTTTACCGTTGCGCCACGCCAGTCAGCATAG
- a CDS encoding two-component regulator propeller domain-containing protein: MSRLSAHLFGIGIWVCLWWALGMASEGRSLRDYTLDAWRDELPQAAVLALAQDRQGYLWIGTYEGLVRFDGVRFATFDKRTTPAFRNHNIRCIFEDRDGTLWIGTFGGGVVRYRDGVFEPLTTEQGLASDFVLDIAQTPDGALWFATSRGLTRWHQGQWQTLTTKDGLPLDSLQQLALAPDGTLWIGTYGRGLSAFRNGVFHNHSLNGGKPNDIVFALHVARDGTVWAGTNQQGLLHLDAEGHVLAQYARQTGFPDDAVHALYEDTDGALWIGIENGGLGRFSQGQWDWRTPKDGLLHRFVRAICRDHEGSCWVGTNGGLNRLREARIVNLSTYHGLTDANVRVVLEDSQGRLWVGLDEAGIDCLEKGQWKHYGLETGMKTLGVRSITEDTQGRIWFGLNQGGILCFTNGRWRSITTADGLTNDNVYAVCAAQDGTLWVGTVGGGINVLREGQVIRTIDAQSENITGGNIRVIAQLRDNAMWIGTNGRGLIRVQGEDITRFTVKEGLPSNLVFALHEAADGTLWIGTGGGLAWYREGRFGTITHKDGLFDDTVFAILPDAADNFWMSCNRGIFRLDRREREAFLSGAQSQVNCTTFDLSDGMGANQCNGTSQPCAMRLRDGRLAFATIGGLALLAPERLPFNAQPPAVVIESVITERQTFLAPTQVVIEPGTGKFEIHYTALSFLAPQRMRFRFRLEGFDESWVEAATRRTAYYTNLPPGTYRFHVTACNNDGVWNESGTTATLVVKPFFYQTLWARGLGLLVLSLLVLGGFRWRNLALQRRAAALERQVAVRTAQLNEKNAALERALQEIQAAQQEANLKNRELGRKNEALLELHRQANAIFTALTDVLPGTVIAGKYRLVKKIGGGGFGVVYQAEQVALQRPVAVKIFRPSGKNATTASVERFRREGISACRINHPNAVSVIDFGVSEDGIAYLAMELLQGVSLATELKLCGALPVERSIAIMLPVCDVLATAHEAGVIHRDIKPDNIFLHQTPEGEVVKVVDFGIAKLLEPDADDPLAGITETGGVVGTPIYMSPERLDDRPYDGRSDVYSAGVVLYEMLTGRVPFPSTGKGTLGVIIGHLRQPPPPLEGIPAKVADVVLQALAKSPDERPTAREFGNRLAAAAGMQPYRGVTATTGRVSFPSRTNTAEKEEMMQEASQDTLLERSPTQLLVRSPTDASTSPDTQPLHKKLILPE, encoded by the coding sequence ATGTCCCGATTAAGTGCGCATCTGTTCGGAATCGGTATCTGGGTGTGCCTGTGGTGGGCGCTCGGAATGGCCTCCGAGGGCCGTTCACTGCGTGACTACACGCTGGATGCCTGGCGGGATGAACTGCCACAGGCCGCCGTTCTGGCGCTGGCGCAGGACCGCCAGGGCTACCTGTGGATTGGCACCTACGAAGGTCTGGTGCGCTTCGATGGCGTCCGCTTCGCCACTTTTGACAAGCGCACCACGCCCGCCTTCCGCAACCATAACATCCGGTGCATCTTTGAGGACCGCGACGGCACGCTGTGGATTGGGACGTTTGGCGGCGGCGTCGTGCGCTACCGGGATGGCGTTTTTGAACCCCTGACCACGGAACAGGGACTGGCCAGTGACTTCGTGCTGGACATTGCCCAAACCCCGGATGGTGCGCTCTGGTTCGCTACCAGCCGTGGGCTGACCCGCTGGCATCAAGGCCAGTGGCAAACACTGACGACCAAGGATGGACTCCCCCTCGACAGCCTCCAGCAGCTTGCCCTGGCCCCCGACGGAACGCTCTGGATTGGCACGTACGGGCGTGGCCTGTCGGCCTTTCGGAACGGCGTCTTTCACAATCATTCCCTCAACGGCGGCAAACCGAACGACATCGTTTTTGCCCTGCACGTTGCGCGGGATGGAACGGTGTGGGCCGGGACGAACCAGCAGGGGCTGCTGCACCTCGATGCCGAAGGACATGTGCTTGCCCAGTATGCACGCCAAACGGGTTTTCCCGATGATGCCGTTCATGCCCTGTATGAAGATACCGACGGCGCGCTCTGGATCGGCATCGAAAATGGCGGACTGGGGCGCTTCTCGCAGGGACAATGGGACTGGCGCACCCCCAAAGATGGGCTTCTGCACCGGTTCGTACGGGCCATCTGCCGCGACCACGAAGGGAGTTGCTGGGTCGGCACGAATGGCGGTCTCAACCGCCTGCGTGAAGCCAGGATCGTCAACCTGAGCACGTACCATGGGCTGACCGATGCGAATGTGCGCGTCGTCCTGGAGGACAGCCAGGGCCGGCTCTGGGTCGGTCTCGATGAAGCTGGCATTGACTGCCTCGAAAAAGGACAGTGGAAGCACTACGGGCTGGAAACCGGCATGAAAACCCTGGGCGTCCGGTCCATCACCGAAGACACCCAAGGGCGTATCTGGTTCGGACTCAACCAGGGAGGCATTCTCTGTTTCACCAATGGACGGTGGCGCTCCATCACAACGGCCGACGGCCTCACCAACGACAACGTCTATGCCGTCTGTGCCGCACAGGATGGAACGCTCTGGGTCGGAACGGTCGGCGGCGGGATCAATGTTCTGCGGGAGGGGCAAGTCATCCGCACCATTGACGCCCAGAGTGAAAACATCACCGGTGGCAACATTCGCGTCATCGCGCAACTGCGCGACAACGCGATGTGGATTGGCACCAACGGGCGCGGTCTGATTCGCGTCCAGGGTGAGGACATCACCCGTTTCACCGTCAAGGAAGGGCTCCCCAGCAATCTGGTTTTTGCCCTTCATGAAGCTGCCGATGGCACACTGTGGATTGGCACCGGCGGCGGACTGGCCTGGTACCGCGAGGGACGTTTTGGGACGATCACTCACAAAGACGGACTCTTCGACGACACCGTGTTTGCCATCCTTCCCGATGCCGCCGACAACTTCTGGATGAGCTGCAACCGTGGCATCTTCCGTCTCGACCGGCGGGAACGCGAAGCCTTTTTGTCCGGCGCACAATCCCAGGTCAACTGCACAACGTTTGATCTCAGCGACGGTATGGGGGCCAACCAGTGCAACGGCACGTCCCAACCCTGCGCCATGCGGTTGCGGGACGGACGGCTGGCCTTTGCCACAATCGGCGGACTTGCCCTGCTGGCTCCCGAACGGCTGCCGTTCAACGCCCAGCCGCCGGCCGTCGTCATCGAAAGTGTCATCACGGAACGACAAACCTTTTTGGCGCCGACCCAGGTGGTCATCGAACCCGGCACCGGGAAATTCGAGATTCACTACACGGCGCTCAGCTTTCTGGCGCCCCAACGGATGCGCTTCCGCTTTCGGCTCGAAGGCTTTGACGAAAGCTGGGTGGAAGCGGCGACGCGCCGTACGGCCTACTACACCAACCTCCCGCCGGGGACGTACCGGTTCCATGTCACGGCCTGCAACAACGACGGCGTGTGGAACGAGTCCGGCACAACAGCGACCCTCGTGGTCAAGCCGTTCTTTTACCAGACCCTCTGGGCCCGTGGGCTGGGGCTGCTGGTGCTCAGTCTGCTGGTTCTGGGTGGATTTCGCTGGCGCAACCTGGCGCTCCAGCGCCGGGCGGCTGCACTGGAGCGACAGGTTGCTGTCCGTACGGCGCAGCTCAACGAAAAGAATGCGGCGCTGGAACGCGCACTCCAGGAAATTCAGGCGGCCCAGCAGGAAGCCAACCTCAAAAACCGGGAACTGGGCCGCAAAAATGAGGCGTTGCTGGAGCTACACCGCCAGGCCAACGCGATTTTCACCGCCCTGACGGATGTCCTGCCGGGAACGGTCATCGCCGGCAAGTACCGACTGGTGAAAAAGATTGGCGGGGGCGGGTTTGGCGTCGTCTATCAGGCGGAACAAGTTGCTCTGCAACGCCCGGTGGCTGTCAAGATTTTTCGTCCCAGCGGCAAAAACGCCACGACAGCCAGTGTCGAGCGTTTCCGGCGCGAAGGCATTTCGGCCTGCCGCATCAATCACCCAAATGCGGTCAGTGTGATTGACTTCGGCGTGTCGGAGGATGGCATTGCCTATCTGGCCATGGAACTGCTCCAGGGCGTTTCCCTGGCCACGGAACTGAAACTCTGCGGGGCGCTCCCGGTTGAACGGAGCATCGCCATCATGCTGCCGGTGTGTGACGTGCTGGCCACGGCGCATGAGGCCGGGGTCATTCACCGCGACATCAAACCGGACAACATCTTTCTGCACCAGACACCGGAGGGTGAAGTCGTCAAGGTCGTGGATTTCGGCATTGCCAAGTTGTTGGAGCCGGACGCCGACGACCCGCTGGCCGGGATCACCGAAACCGGCGGCGTCGTGGGAACGCCCATCTACATGTCGCCAGAGCGGCTCGATGATCGTCCCTACGATGGGCGCTCGGATGTCTATAGCGCCGGAGTCGTGCTGTACGAGATGCTCACCGGGCGGGTGCCCTTCCCATCCACTGGCAAAGGCACGTTGGGCGTCATCATCGGACACCTCAGGCAGCCCCCGCCGCCGCTGGAAGGTATCCCGGCAAAAGTGGCCGACGTGGTTCTGCAGGCGCTGGCCAAGTCACCTGACGAACGTCCGACGGCGCGCGAGTTTGGCAATCGTCTCGCGGCGGCGGCCGGGATGCAACCTTACCGGGGTGTCACGGCCACGACCGGGCGGGTGTCTTTCCCTTCCCGTACCAACACGGCCGAAAAAGAGGAGATGATGCAGGAAGCATCGCAAGACACATTGCTGGAGCGATCGCCAACCCAATTGCTGGTGCGGTCGCCGACTGACGCCAGCACCAGCCCTGACACGCAACCACTCCACAAAAAGTTGATTTTGCCGGAGTGA
- a CDS encoding DUF4870 domain-containing protein, translated as MTPQNPYGQMPYPPSQPYQPSPMMPGGGQPPGPLGLQPNVAGLLAYAPCCIGLIMSIIFIVVEKSNRFVKFHAWQGLFFHLIVVVIEILNSILGRVLGQISGVLSLLSTLFGLVIFLASLGASIFLMVKAYGNEMTKLPLLGDLAEKQS; from the coding sequence ATGACCCCGCAGAATCCCTACGGGCAGATGCCTTATCCGCCCTCCCAGCCATACCAGCCGTCCCCCATGATGCCTGGCGGCGGACAACCTCCCGGCCCCCTGGGGCTGCAACCCAATGTCGCCGGACTGCTGGCTTATGCTCCCTGCTGTATTGGGCTGATTATGTCCATCATTTTTATTGTCGTGGAAAAATCCAACCGCTTTGTCAAGTTTCATGCCTGGCAGGGACTGTTTTTTCACCTCATCGTAGTCGTCATTGAAATTCTGAACTCAATTCTGGGCAGGGTGCTCGGTCAAATCAGCGGTGTTCTGTCGCTGCTTTCGACGCTTTTTGGCCTGGTTATTTTTCTGGCCTCCCTTGGCGCTTCCATTTTCCTGATGGTCAAGGCGTACGGTAATGAAATGACCAAGCTGCCGCTCCTGGGCGATTTGGCTGAAAAGCAATCGTAA
- a CDS encoding GNAT family N-acetyltransferase codes for MINDELRIAEVTDPDTIRRIQRLRAECWMTTGLPATVFPDGQWCDPGEEQPPFRHWAAFAGARLVAAGRLSIHERLAEAPGGHLFAQLPVELTPPIASLNRLVVHPDVRRQGLSRRFDDIRLAAARAAGARTVLAYWSRVTGLARYRGLEALGFRRVSGFDFFNEPPTGLVTAMVLSWLPPG; via the coding sequence GTGATCAATGACGAGCTTCGCATTGCGGAAGTGACCGACCCCGACACCATCCGGCGCATTCAGCGCCTGCGTGCGGAGTGCTGGATGACAACCGGGCTTCCGGCAACCGTTTTTCCTGACGGCCAGTGGTGTGATCCCGGCGAGGAACAGCCACCGTTCCGGCACTGGGCGGCTTTTGCCGGCGCGCGACTGGTTGCCGCTGGACGGCTTTCCATCCACGAACGCCTTGCAGAAGCTCCCGGCGGACACCTGTTTGCCCAGCTTCCCGTCGAGCTCACGCCACCCATTGCTTCCCTCAACCGGCTGGTGGTGCACCCTGACGTCCGCCGTCAGGGACTGAGCCGGCGCTTCGACGACATCCGGCTGGCAGCCGCCCGCGCGGCCGGGGCCAGAACCGTGCTTGCCTACTGGTCACGGGTTACGGGACTGGCGCGCTACCGTGGCCTCGAAGCCTTGGGGTTCAGGCGCGTCAGCGGCTTCGATTTCTTCAACGAGCCACCCACCGGACTCGTCACCGCCATGGTGCTTTCATGGCTGCCACCCGGCTAA
- a CDS encoding 1,4-dihydroxy-6-naphthoate synthase, producing the protein MPTLTLGYSPCPNDTYIFGALALGIVRVPGLAFDIRLADVQTLNEWALEGRLDVTKLSFAAWLTPEVSAPYALLEVGAALGRNCGPLVVAREPMELGTLRNKQVVTPGRLTTAHLLLRLFTGDAPIAAELPFERIMPAVAGGLYDAGVIIHESRFVYPDFGLVCLVDLGEWWERQTGLPLPLGCIAARQTLDDTTQALVTRAIRESLVYADAHPEVIWPYIAAHAQEMSAEVQAQHIALYVNDFTRELGAEGRQAIETLHQYARRLASPPGASQAV; encoded by the coding sequence ATGCCGACGTTGACGCTGGGCTATTCGCCCTGTCCGAATGATACGTACATTTTTGGCGCGCTGGCCTTGGGGATTGTCCGCGTTCCGGGGTTGGCGTTCGACATCCGGCTGGCCGACGTTCAGACCCTCAACGAGTGGGCGCTGGAAGGCCGGCTGGATGTCACGAAGCTTTCGTTTGCGGCGTGGCTGACGCCGGAGGTCTCGGCGCCGTACGCCCTGCTGGAAGTCGGCGCGGCGCTCGGACGCAACTGCGGCCCACTGGTCGTTGCCCGTGAGCCAATGGAACTGGGGACACTACGCAACAAGCAGGTGGTGACTCCGGGAAGGTTGACGACGGCCCACCTGCTGCTGCGTCTTTTCACCGGCGACGCGCCGATTGCTGCTGAACTGCCGTTTGAGCGCATCATGCCGGCGGTGGCCGGGGGGCTTTACGATGCCGGCGTCATCATTCACGAAAGCCGCTTTGTCTATCCAGACTTTGGGTTGGTCTGCCTGGTGGATTTGGGCGAATGGTGGGAACGTCAGACCGGGCTGCCCCTGCCGCTGGGGTGCATTGCCGCCCGGCAGACTCTGGATGACACCACGCAGGCGCTTGTGACCCGGGCCATTCGGGAAAGTCTGGTCTATGCCGATGCCCATCCAGAGGTCATCTGGCCCTACATTGCTGCTCACGCGCAGGAAATGTCGGCGGAAGTTCAGGCGCAGCACATTGCCCTCTACGTCAACGATTTCACGCGGGAATTGGGCGCCGAGGGCCGGCAGGCCATCGAAACCCTGCACCAGTATGCCCGGCGACTGGCATCACCGCCGGGTGCCAGCCAGGCGGTTTAG